GAGAGCCATCCCAGGTGGCTCAGGAGCACTGCAGACgcggtggcgggggggggggggagcataACGGGCAGGCACAGCCCCCCGGGAGGTGACCACCGGCCTGGGTCCTCAGAGCCAGCTGAGAGCTCATCAGcagaggggatgggggaagggacgcttttcagagaagaaagaacatAGGAAAAAGCACAGGGCTGAAAAAGGCTGCTCTGCGGAGGAGGGCTGTGTGCGCCAGGGGACGCATGGGAACACAGGCTAGTGATGATGGCGGGAGAGTCAGCAGAGAACACAATCCGGTAAATCTAGGCTCCACCCTCCACATGCTGAAGGGCCATGCAGGGTATAGGCGGCGGCCGGCTGGGAGGCAGGCTTGTGGACAGGTTAGGAGGCTCCTGCTGCAGCCCAGGTGGGAGATGGCTGATGCTGAAGTGGGATGGAGGAGGCGGACCTGGCTCATCTTCCAGACTGGGGCGAGGAAGAAGGATTTGGAACAGGGACAAAGCAGGTCTCCTGTCTCCACAAATGCCCTAACTTCCAACTTCAGTCTCCAAAgtaaaatgattttattcttaAGAGAATTATAAAgtcaaaattaataaatacagacataataagtgaaataaagcataCATGTGCAGTGAACATACCTTCCATTGTTGAAACAAACTCAATCTTGCCATCTGTATTTGTAGTTAATACGTTGAAAAACTTCTTTAACTTTTCATTCATCGTAAAATTCTaaagtacagaaataaaacaaaaatgaaaacaaaacgaTTACTTCTATTAAATCTAAATGCATTAATTTCATTGTATGATTAATGGGATACCTTCATGGAGAGGCTCCACTTGTGGAAGTTTGCAGTCAGAGGTTCTTTTGCTAATGACAGCAGCAAGTTGGCAGGAAAATTCTGGAACATTCTGCTGTGCAATATACctgaaataatttaaacacagAGAAAGTAAAATCCACTGAAGTCACTGATCTACAGCCAGAGAGAGGCCATTActaagacataatcaatatgacTAAATGACAAGGAAACACATCATTTCCACAAAAATACTCCAGCCAAGCACAGAGTAAGTTTAACACATAAATCCAAACATGTTCCACACTTGAGTACTTTTCCTCTAGAACTGGAACATGAATAACTAAAATTCTTTGGACATGATATTTAGCAGGCTAGCCACAGAGTAAGCAGAGAATTTTAAATTTGAGATCTCTAGACAGGGCtgaaaaataggtaaaatttTCCACATGTATATATAGTTGTCTTCCCAGGAAAGGATCCAGAACTTTCAACATATTTTCAAAGGTATCTGGgacttaaaagattaaaaataccGACAATGTAGAGAAAACATTAATGAAGCCAAGAAATTTCTACTtggtatagatttttttttaaaaaagcaatttacCTCACTGAAGGCTCTGGAGATTGACACCTAGACTCACACACCAGcaaagggatttaaaaaatcCCAATGGTGTTGCAGGCCCTGGTGCCAGCTGTCCCTAAAGGAGCCTCACTCATGATGCTTACGGCTTCCACGAGAATCCCAGTGCCCCAGATAGTGAAAACCCAGTGACATCTTCAGCaaattctgttccttttttgtaTAAACTGGGTTTTCACCACACATGGCCCAAACAGATTAACCTAATACATATACTTCCCAGAGAGTTCTTGCAATAATTAAGTGAGATACTGTGAGAAAGAGCTTTGAAAAGTACAGAGCATTTTAAATGTTCTGTGTGTGACAAGCACTACTTTCCATCCGAAATCCTTATGAGAACAGGAATGTTTGGTAGCATTCAAATCTGAGGATTCAGAGATCAAGCAACTTACAAGAATCATTATTTACCCAGAGTGGAATAATGAAGAATTTGTCTGGTCTTTGTCTTGGGTTCCCGACAGGGAGCTTGCAAAACCCTTGGAAGTTCAAGAGTGACAGATGTGTCTCTGTAACCTAATGAGGTGACACTGGGTGGCCCCTGGACAGCTTCAGGATGAGGCTGGTCATTAGAAAGATTAACCATGGTTAGAGGAGGTCTGACTTCGAGTCAGCCTGACCTCCAGGGATGGGAGGGAGACAGCAGACTGAGTTCAATAACACAGTCAAAGAGTTAATCATGAAGCCCCAGTAAAAATTCTGAACACCAAGGCTCACTGGGGCTTCCTGGCTGGTGTACACACTGATGTACCAGGACAGTGAGGACAGCGAGGCACCCTGACGCAACAGGGAGAGGGCATGCAAGTTCTGCATCCTCTCCCAGACCCCATCCCATGTGCGTCTTCCCAGCAAAACTGTTATTGCAAACACAGTACTTTCCTGAGTCTTGTCAGTCATTCCAATGAATTATTAAACCTGAGAGGGAGTACGGGAATCCCCAAGTTTGTGGCGAGTTGGTCAGAAGTGTGGGTGGCTCAGGGACGTGCCCTGTGGCTGGTATCTGACCCAAGGGCAGTCTAGTCAGGAAGATGACCTCTAACTGGAGCCTGTGCTAACTCCAGGTGGTTAGTCCAGAATGGAACTGCAGTCCACACCAGCTGGGGTTGAAACACAGCACACAGCCAAGGGAAAAATGCTGACAACaataaaatagctaacatttatgagCGTTATAGTTAAAGTGCTTAGCACTGtacctagaaaacattatatcttatttaatcctcataaaaaaCTCTAAGAGGTAAACGCTTTTACTAATCAGGTAATTAAAGGTGACAGAGGTTAAATGATTCCCCAAGGCAGAAGTAACAAAAGGTAGGACTCAAAACCAGGTCcaattttagagtttttaatcACATATGGTCCTGAAATTGATTAAAGCAATGAGTTATCAACAATCAAAATTCCTTAAAACATCCTCATTACTCAGTACAAAAAGTGATCATTCACATCTTCAGCCtgtataaacaatttttaaattaatcaatgTTATTGACATTTTTTACTTCAATATTTGCTACTTAGTAATCCTGCCCAGTTAATATTTCGAAAAGGGTCAAAAAGAGAATTCTTACCTGCGGTGAAGTTCAGCGCCATTTTAACTCCAACAGTATCCGTGAGTGTTAACAAGCACTCTCCACTGATCAGATAGGCGAGCTCTTCAAATCCAAGGCACGTGCCCCACACGGGAAAATAGTCTCCATCATCAAAACTCTTAGCAGAGTAACGAGAAAAAAAAGCTCATTCAaacttctcaaaataaaaattatacactTGGTTTGTGATTACAAGACAGGGAAGTTCAAGGTTGCTAAGcattttcctttgctttgaaATCTTCCAGTAGCTAATCACATTTTAAACATAGATCTTTGAGTCTTATGGGTGAGGTAGctccttatttttttgttttttaactgaaaaagccAGTTACACAAGTCTTTGTAAGCAAAAGGAAGAGACTTTATTAATGTTCGTGTATATGTTTCCTGAATGCCTTTTAAATCACTCACATTAtcaaatttcaattttcttcaCTAGTTTTTCCAGAATTATCCACTGAGCATGTACCAGGTGCTCCAAACGTTAGGAAATGAGGAAGACCTCAAAAAGCGTCAGGACCACAACGTCCGATGAGACACGAACAGCTAATGTCAAGATAATCTGTCTCTGAGAATATAAGCCCCTTAAGGTCACAGACCCTGTCATGTCACAGAGCTGGAGTGTCTGAACAATTCTACAACAAAATACTCTAAAAGTTAGGAGGGGGAAGGATGCCACTCTAGCTGGGGTCGGCAGGGAAACCTCCACAGAAGAGGAGCTGCCCCCTGGCCCTGAAAGGTGGCTAAGGCACAAGTCAGGGACGGggcagaaagcaacagatggaAAGCGGGAGGGCAGAGTATGTGCTGGCAACACCAGCCTGGCTTCAATTACCCGCAAAAGGGAAGTCTAGAAAAAGTGGGTTGTGGACATACTGGACGTCTTGACTCAAAGAGTATAAAAACCTACAGGTTATCTAGTCAGCCATTAAGTTTTCAAACAGGCATCTCATATGCTAAGAGCAATTCCTCAGAGAACTATTTAAAGGCGGGAGGGGAATAGAGCCAGCAAGATTTACTGGAAAATTGCTGGTGATAGTTCAGGGGAGAGACAGGGTCTGAGCCGTGGTGCAAAGGCAGGCCTGGTGTGAGACCCCCAGGGAGCTGAGAGGCCCTGCAAGCCACCGCACGTGGAGTCTGACAGTCTTAGGAAATTGTTAAGAAAGGTCAGAGGGCTGAGTGAGCTGGAACGAAGAGCAGCTTTCAAGGGGAGATGAGAGTTAGTAACACATGAACAATGCCCAGTACATAATAAAAACAGCTCACTAAGCCACCAGGAGGGCCTGGTGCACAGTAACGAGCACAGAGGGCCAGGCAGCAGGGCCCTGGAAGGTCCTGGAAGCCCAGGAGTAAGAGAGCCACACAGAAGATGGGCGAGAGCCACCCCGAAAGTGATAGGGTGACGGGCTGCAGGAACTGTGAAGGAAGCACTACTGTGTGCTTAGGGGAAGGATTATCCtcacagaaaattacaaaaactCACCTGGAATAACAGGAAATAACTGATATTTACCTGTATGGCCAACTTGTAAAATATTCTGGCCACCTGGGCGTAACCTGACTTCTTGAGGTTAACGCTTCCTCCTGGGAAAAGGACCCTGAAACAGCGTCAAATAGGGTGCATTTCAACCCCTGCCCCCGGCAGGAAATAAaccatctctttattttaaaacaacttttccTTATAACATAAGCAGCAAGATCAttatagaaaatgagaaaaggcaaaaagaacaTATACAATATTTATAATCCCACCCGTTTGAAAATTACTGCAGTTAACAATGCATTTGTGCATATTCTTTCAAACTGCTTGGATAAACAggtttgtttttgaaatagaGGATGGATAAATTAAAGGTAAATAAAGGAAAGGGGAGGATGTTACACAGAGCTAGAAATCAAGTAGAAATAAAATTCCAGGTATAACTATGTTTAAATTAAGGTGATCAGAGATGCTGAAATTAACTGCAGGTCCATAATCATGACTCAGTCTTGGCTCACACAAAAAAATTTCTTCaccataaagaacaaactagtcaCGAAAATATAGTAGGCTATAATTAAATATCCATGAAAATTTAATGGGTTATTATTATCCTGAGATctcttcagaaataagcatggtattagaaaattttgaaaaagaacacaattataattctaaaaagaaaaaaaaaaaactagggaaaaaaaagagtagggATGGAAACATTTGATTTGACTTTATCCCATAGAGGAGggatatagaaaaatatttctgtttctatATCAACGtcttaaattaacatttttaaaaattaactttaaattttaaaaattgcaacaGATCTTAAAGCAACTAAAGATATTCAAAAGAGATTACAGAGGTTGATTAAGTATATTCAAAATTGTGAcgatatttatatataaatttgagACATGTAAAATATCACTTTTGAGACTGTTGTTCATTCAACGATAGGTATTATTCTGAAGGGGCAAAGGCGTGTGAGTTTTGCTGTTGGTAAGATCACGGTCTAGTAGAGAACATACAAACTATAAAGTAGAACACATGCCACAAAACCATGCAGAAAACCCCACAGCTCAAAGCGGCTTAAGGAAGACTCATTAgcagtttttccctttcactgACTCAGTATTTAAAGAGATCAAAATCCTTTCATAAAGTAAACTTGACTGTCCCTCCTGGTGGACAAACGCCTTCGAAGCAAGGCCCTCCCTGTGCACCTCTTCATCTGTGCACCCCCACAACCCTGCACGGGGGCTCCTGCACGACAGGGCTCAGGACAGGTGCTTCTGAGGTACCACTAGAGCACTGGTCACTGTCTGGTTATATTTTCGCGTATTTCTGAGGTTCTACCTTATATTCTATTCTGGACTCATTTACCTTTGTCCATGACAAAGCACACTGCACAGAACAGGCACTGTAAATGTTTTACTAAATTGAACTAGtttcacagtaaatatttactgatccAAACTGAACTGAATGCAATGACTATTCtgaacatagatttttttaaaaaaaaaagtaataaatgaacactgtttaaaagaaaaaaaaagctccttTAATAAAAGCTTTACAGTAAAATGGACTTCTTCAACCCTACGCCCAATCAGAAACAATCACCATTAAAATCTGTTGTGTTGACCTGATAGACATATGTTACGCATATCTTCTTACCCCAACTTTAAAAACCAGCAAATGGGAGTATACTACACACCCCACTATATGCCTTGCTTGTTTCATATGATAATATCACACTgttgggggagggcatagctcagtggtagagcgcgtgtttagcatgcacaaggtcctgggttcaatccccagcgcctccactaaaaataataataataataataatttaaaaatacataataaatctaattacctcccctcccccccaaaatcaCACTGTTCAGGTAACAATAGTGATTCAGAGAAGCATCTATAGAAACCCTCGTTTTTAACCTGCGCATaatataaaaagagagagatctcCCCTCAGGGTTTGTGCTACTTTTTCCCAAGTGCTATTCAAATTACCTTCTGCAAGATGACCCATTAATATCCTCAGTCTTAGGACTTATAAACCCCCTAAGCAAGCAGTATGCCTGCCATGCTATCCAAAGTTGCTCTGAAACATTTAAGACAAGCATTAAAAGCATAAAGATTATGtcacatgtttaaagaaatatacgTGTCTGCTGTGTAATATTTATTCCTTAACCTGCCTTCTCCTCTCTGCAGGACTTTTgcatccctaaaaaaaaaaaataattcctataAAAGAACTCAGAAAACTAACGTTACACCACTGTAAGGTAGTTATGCAGAAACATGTATAATATTTATgtgtacattttcacaaaagcAGATCTCTTAGGCCTCACACACTGTACTAAACCAACGCTGGCAACTTACCCATTAATAGACTGGAAAAGTTTTTGATATTCTTCAACTTTAAGATCAAGcctgaaaacaattaaaaaaaaaaaaacagttacaaAACATCCATTtccaaaacttaaaataaaaaatgagccTCTAGATAAAGTCatcataattaatttttaaaagccagatgGGAAATAATTCTTAAATACTGGACAACATCACCTCTCTGCATTCCTAGAGGCATTTTCCCAAACTGCAAGAAAGCCACATAATTATATCCTTGTTTTGCTAATAAGACAAGCAAATGTGTTTTTCTGTGGtctaatataatttaatattgtGAGAGACATGTTAATATGCAAAACATTAAAGACCATGAGATTTGGGTGCCAGTGATTTCCTGCAAGCGAAGAACCATCCCAAAAAGGTAAGGATATTCAGCAGTTTAATGTAAGGACTAAATGAAGAGATTCATTAACCCGCCTGTCTTAACCACAGGTAGCTATGGCGGATACATACAAACGCCAAGTCTCTGCTTCACCCCACCCCTATCGCCAACTGCAAAGGCCTCAGAACCCCTGTGTATTCCAGAGTCAGAAGAGTTGAGATGTAGGTACAGACTACATGCAGATCCCTGCAGACGGGCCTAATTTGCCCAGGTAATCATTCTGAAACATCCTTCATCAAACATCTCGTAAGGGCTTCCTGACAATCACCAAGTTATGGATGATTTTACCCCCCTCGCCAGAGAAAACCCAAGAGATTAATCTGCGACAACTGGCTACAACTTTATGTCACAGTAAGATGGGTTCACTCTTCTAAAAGTTCAGCAAAATACAAAAGCAAGGGAAGAGAGCATCATGTGTATGAACTCCTGCAAGAGCTTTTCTACACTTAGCAGTCTTCTGGTTCTGCAAGAGAGTAAGAAGGCACAATTCTTCTCAACTTGCCATAAAAGAAGTTAGGTTGAAGATCAAATATCACCATTCCTGCCCCCGAGGAAAGCTTTAGAGGACGTCAGGACACTTCTCCCCTTACTAAGTAGATGCCTGATGCTCAGTACGCAGCTGTGCTTTGCCAGCAAAGCCCTCTGCGCTCTCCCCTAAGTCCACACAAGCTTTGCTGTTCAGAAGTTCACGATAATCCTCCTCCTGGGAGAGAGCCACAAAGCAGTGGGTGACACTGCAATGGTCTGACCACCATCTTTCATGGGAAATTGGGCAGGTGGCCCCGACTCAGGAAGCAACAGGGAGATGAAACGTGGGCCCCAGTATTCTGCCAGTTCAGTCTCCCCAGATTGTACCACAAAGAGGAAACCAGTCGGGACCCAGAatcttccccatagatatttaaacCCAGAGGGGCAACCACCACCATGAGGAACCAGAACGGACTTAGGTCACTCAGCTGCACTCCAGGGCCTGCTACCAGCTAGCCATGCAGGCCAGTTCCAGTCATTCCATTAATTCTAAAGTAAATGGCTCCTGTATTGTCCACGACTGAATTTTGGGGTCCTGCTTATCGATGTTAAAGGGCTTGATGAGTCGGGGGAGTGAGGCAGCCTCGTGTCACAAACTCAAGAGCCTCAGAGGCCTGACAGGGAAAACAGGCCAGGTCACATTCTTTGAACAGAGATGTTATTTGCATGTTGTCAGACTTTCTAGAAACATAAGACCCTCTCAACAGGTTCTCTTTAACTGAAGAAAATGGCTTCGGTCTGGTACTGATGGCAAGTGACACAGCTTCAGTAGCAAGAGGAGCGGCAGGCACTGTTGCCAATGGAAAGCACTCGCTCCACCAAAAACTGGCTCCAGTCTGAAttgtcttcaaaaaaaaagaaccagaaattCAGACTTTCATGAAGTcttctgatttgtaaatactgaAGTGTTTTAAAACACAGTGTGAATGAAACACATATTAAAAGGTCTCAGGAGGAGGACACTCTGGGGGTTCCACTAGTCCTATGGCCGGAGTTTATAGTAAGTTGAGTGCACCAGGCACCCGAGGGAGAAGGCGGCAGAGAAAAGGTGGAAGGAGACCAAAGACAAGCCTCCTCACCTGTTCTAGAACTTTGCCTCGGTCTCCCACCCGCCTCCTTTTCCCTTCCGAACTGCAGAAGTTGGCCCCCAGCATCCAAATTCAGAAATGAACCCAACGTTATTGGGGCAGCCACCTGTCTCATTCCACATTAGGTAACCCTTTGTGGGTTCTTCTGGGAATTTAGCTGTTATGTCTTACATTGCTTTTATAGGATCATATGATTCTAATTCTGAGCAATACACCTTAAATTGAAATCTGGGAACCCAAGCTGGAAATAAACCTGGGTGCTGACAGTCACATTTTCAGTGTCTCAGCCATAAATCCCAGCATTCTAAGAGCCACCCATTTCAAAATTTCCCTGGTTTCAAAACTTCCCCAGTTTCAAAACTTCTGTCATTCTCGTCTATTCCTCCCTGTGCCCTTTCATTCTATTAGTCATCAagtcttgttaatttttttaaggacattTACTTATGGGTCCTACAAACACTGCACTAGGCCAAGCCCACATCACCTCACACCCAGCCCACTCACACCTCGCAGCAGTTTCTGAACAGGTCTACCTGCCTTTGTCTCTCCTACCTTCCAGCCATGTCATCAGCACTAGGTCCTAAAAGAAAGCTTGCAGAAGAAGCTTCTAGGACCGAAACTTTGAAACTTGGTCCTAAAGACTGCCCAGAGCCTCTGCCTCAGCTCTAAAACCCTGCTGTTATCTGGGTTCCAAATaagatttcttttgaaaaattagatCTGCTACTATAAAATTAAAGACTCATGTCAAAAGCAAATGTTCACCCTGGAGCAGAGACAATTTGTAAAAGATTAAGCAAAAAGACAATCCTTATGAATCTAAACATGAAACTATTTTGTGGTACAAGTCTTTAAATTGTAATACTTGCACTTTGAGTATTAACGTTCTATTTGAACAATACTTTCCATGGTTACAGCTTTTTGGTGTGAAATTAGTTACACAAACAGGTTGCCAGAGCAAACAGTTGTGTTTTGTGAGTGACATTCCTTATAATGGAATAGGCGAGGGTGCTGGAAGATCCGAAAATACACCAGTTTCAGATGAGAAGGTAATATCAGTACCCACAAGGTTTTGTTTGTTGAAAAATTCAACTCTTTCCAAATCAAAATGACATGACTCGCTTACTGTCATATCACATCATGAACACGACATCAATCATTTTATTCTTCCTAGGTCACTGCATCACAGACATAGCGCAGCTCCTTTAAAACTGCAATACGTACACTTTATACTGAGGTGGCGCCGCTGTGTTAGCCACTTCCAAGCTTCCAGCCTGCGAAGCTTTTTTGAAAGTCCTCTTGCAGAAAAAAGCGCCTCGATTCTCTGACTGTCTCCTTACACTAGTACTACTACGGAGTGAAGCTGGTGACGCCGCAGATGCATGTACTCCGCCACTTTCCTGATGCCTGATGGGGGTTACCTTTTCCGGGGTGTAAAGGAACGCACCACTTCACAGAGACATTAGACAGAGATCCACCACCTGTAACCGCCTCTAATGGTATCACAGATACACAGAGCTTTACACTTTAAACCACCCGATGAGAGACTCTAAGCATTAGATTGGTGACCAAAACCAGGTGTAACGTTACCACATTTAAAGGAGGCAATCACCGGAGAGAAAGCATCCGTTTTAGAGATAAAAGATCATTTTAGAGTCAAAATAGCAGTTGCAGTTTTTAttattcaatgtaaaaaaaaaaatgtggcatcATACCTTATTGGTACAACTCTTGCGCCTGCAGACTCCAGATACTTTACATAGGATGCAGCAATATAGTATTTCCCCAGGATTTTCATGTCCTTACTGTGGCACTTTTGCATTAATATTcctaaaggacaaaaaaaaaaagtttcagtttcaagacatttcctttttttcttgctcaGAAACTAATAAACATCATCTTAAAAATATCTCTGCTTGCTTAATTTGCAGAATTAAACTTGAAGCTTCTCCTGAGAGTACATCTACAGACTTTGGGAATGGATGTAGTGGAGGCTGATCTGAGTTTTAAGCAGTCTGCTCTCTTGCCTCATCGGGGAGGCCAAATAAACCCCCAAAGCAGGTTTTCAATAGCACCAGCTGTTTCACACAACCTGGACTCAACCTCAGAGTACAGGTCCTTAAACCTAGAAGGACGCCTCTCCCTTCCCACACGGTCAAAGGCACACTGCTTCCTTGACAACAAAGCAGAAGAGTGAAAGCATCTTCTAACCGTATCTCTCCAAGGTTATCACCACCACCTTCATCCAAGCAACTAACACCTTGCCTCCCCCAACCCAGACTATTATAAAAGGTCTCTCTACACTGTTTCTTAAACAGCTGCCACCAACTCCAACCAGTTCtccacaaggaaaaaaactggATCATACCACCATTCATCCACTCAGCATATACTGCTGAATCATGCCACATACCAGCCATGAACTAGGTGCTGGGGACATGTGAGTGaacacaacaaacaaaaaccctgccCTGTGGGCTTTAATTCTAGTATGcttaaaggagaagagagaggacacaCAATAAATAAGATCAAAAGGTCAAACAATAGTGTGATGACTGGCGGTTTAAGTGCCAAGGAGAAAAAGTAAAGCAAAGGAAGAAGGTGTGTgtctggggaaggaaggaggagggtccAATCTACAGCGGGGAAGAAGGCGGCCAGCCAAGTGCTCCTGAGAAGGTAGAACATGACAGTGGAGCCAGGACTTCAGAGAGATGAGGGAGTCAAGCCACCTGCAGATATCTGCAGGAAGAAGGTTCCAGTGCgaaggaacagccagtgcaaaggccctgactCAGGTCTGTGCCTGTCACACCACAGGAGTGTCTGACTAGAGCAGTAGGAGAGGAGAACAAGTCAGCGGGGCGCCTCCTTGCTTGAGCACTTCAACGGGCTTCCAAACTTTCAGACTCCGCAGAGCCAGGCGCTCTGTCTCACGTACCTCTCTGGCTGCCTCTTACCGCTGAAAGCTCAGCCCCAGCACAGTGCTGGCATCCAGGACACACGAAAACATGTCTGCCTGGAAGGTACACCTGCGCCTGGATCACTCACTACTTCACCGTTGGAACACTTTCAACGTCTGCAGCCGCCTGACCGGGACAGCTGTCTGTCTGTGTACATCAATCAGCCGTATTCCCAGCTTCTTAGAATAACTGGCATTTATCACGCACTCAGTTAACATAAGCCAAATGCCAAACTCTGTTCAGTAAGACTGCTTTTCTCCTCTTGGAGAGGTAAGATTGTATTTATTGAGGAAAATGAAATTGGGTAGAGGACGAATTAGGGAGCGTCACAAGAAATGGAGAGGTCACAGGGCAGGCAAGGATGAAATGCCACAAAGAAGGGCTTGGGACATGAGGACACAAGgtaccagaaagaagaaaagagcttTAGACGAGGTAAGTTCCACCAACTTCTCTCCAACCTTCCCTACTCGTACTCACTTTTCCCTCCTGGGACAAGAGCTCAGGCTGTATTCCCCGCCCCTCAAAATGTGACCATATTCCCCCGAACTTTAAGGCCATCTCACGACTTTTGTGGCTTCCTTGTCTTTGAACCCTTTGCACTCCTAACTCAACGCCTTGTACACAGGCGTTCAGTCAACTACTTTTGTCTCAGTTGATCAGGGTAACCAAAAGCATACTCACCTTCTCTATATTTGACCCAGACTTTTCCT
This window of the Camelus bactrianus isolate YW-2024 breed Bactrian camel chromosome 29, ASM4877302v1, whole genome shotgun sequence genome carries:
- the GGH gene encoding gamma-glutamyl hydrolase, whose translation is MASLGHLLCVLGLVLCGAASLGLSAPHGRASKKPIIGILMQKCHSKDMKILGKYYIAASYVKYLESAGARVVPIRLDLKVEEYQKLFQSINGVLFPGGSVNLKKSGYAQVARIFYKLAIQSFDDGDYFPVWGTCLGFEELAYLISGECLLTLTDTVGVKMALNFTAGILHSRMFQNFPANLLLSLAKEPLTANFHKWSLSMKNFTMNEKLKKFFNVLTTNTDGKIEFVSTMEGYLYPVYGVQWHPEKSPYEWGKFRGISHTSNAVKAAFYLAEFFVAEARKNNHHFESDVEEGKALIYQFSPVYTGNISSFQQTYIFD